The sequence CTTCGCGACAGCCTCCCGCTCGATGCCATCGAGCGAAGTGACCCAACTCTGGTCCAGGCCGCGCTCTCTTGCGAGGTCGGCGATCACGACAGGAAGCAAGGCGTCTAGATCGTTTCGATCTGGCTTCGGGAAAGTGACGATCCGAAAGCGGTCGCGGATTGGACTCGGTAGCGGATCGAGACTGTTGGCGGTGGCGACGTATGACACATGCGACAGGTCAAGATTGGTTTGCAAGGCCGGGTCTGGATACCGGCAATTGGTCTCCACTTCGAGAAAGCCGAGCAAGCTATCCCAGAGCCGACCATAATCCGACCGCGTTGCCGCCTTCTCGAGTTCGTCGATGAGAACGAGCGGATTTGCTATTCGACCTTGCGCGATTGCGAGAAACGGATGGCATGGTTCAGCGCTGTACCAGCGGCGGTCGGTCCCTCCGAAAGCCGCGCCGTCGGAACGACTGGCGTCCGTGCGCCAAACGGTGAGCCCGAGTACCTCGCCGAGTCGGCGCGCAAATCGGCTTTTGCCGCCGCCGGGATCACCTACGATCAGCAGCGGGCGCAGACGAACAGTGGTTCGTCCCACGAGATCGGCCAGCGCGAAATCAATGACGTCAACAGCATACGGGAACTCGAACATCAAAGCGTTGCGCGCGTCGTGCAGAGCCGGGGTCAGAACGAGCGGCAACGCGGTGTTGATGACGTTCTTGAGTGGGCCGATGATGTCCTTGAGCTTGCCGTTCTTCATCTCCTCCGGGGAAAGACGCGCGACCACGAGATGGTGTTCGGGAATGGTGTCTACGGCTGCCTCGGTCTGTTGCTCGGCGGTCGTGGCCCTGTCCTCGGCCTTCTGTGTATTCCTCCTTTCTTCCGCTTCCTTCAACTTGCGTCGAATTTCAGCCTTGGCTGCAACGATGCGATGCTCCGCCATGCGATATCCAAGCCTCTCGGCGTTCGAAGCTGCTGAGACCATCTCCGGCAGAACGTGGGTGCAAGCCGGCAGCGCGGCCCAACCGTAGGTGAACGCTTCGAGGTCGCTGCAGAGCTCCTCGTTGGCGTGCCTGGCACCTACGTGGAGCGCCTGGACGAGGGCTTTGCCGACCCTGCGGTGTAGCTCGAAGTATTGGTCAGTGGACGGTGTCGGCAAGCTCACAAGCCGAATGCTATCGGCAACACCTCTAAGCACCGGCTCGTTCTGAGCGGCAGCGAGGCGGTCAAGTTCATCGGCGAGTGCCAATGCGGCCTCAAGCGATCTGCTAGTGGCCCATGCAAGGTTATGTGGCAACTGTGGGCAGAGTTCGGCGACTTCCGCGATGAGCCGCTCCGCAATATGATCGGATCCGTCGATGATGAGTTTTGCGTAGCGCAGAAGCCGGGGCAGACCCTTCAGGCGCTCATCAGAATCGGCCGAGTCGGCAGCGGCGCCGGTCGAGACCGCATCTTCTGGCGCTGGGAGATCGAAGTCGTCGCCATTATCGCTCGTGGTGCTCATGCTCTGTCCTCCGCGTGATCGTTCCTGTCGCGGAAACAGGACCGTCGGCGTGCGCGGAATCCGCGGCGGGAAGGACCCCGGGCAAGACGCGTGTACCAGGAGACCGACAACTCGGCTGCGAGGGGATAGTTGAGTTCAACGCGATGAAGGATATTCGCGAGGACCACAGTTGACGTCGCGTCGCCTCTAAGGGCGCATTGCAGCAGCGCCGTCATGGTGATGTCGACAGTAAGCGTCACCTCATCGAAGGGCAGCAGCGAGAGCGCTGCTCCGATGGCGGCGGCGGTGTCACCACGCACCGCCGCAGGAAGCTTGCCATCGCGATCGAACATGCTGATCCTGCCGAGCGTGTCGATCACCAGCAGGTGCTCAGCGTCGTGCAGGAGATCTGAGGGCAGGGTCCGCCACCACGCCAGCGGCGAGATATCCTGAGCATTGGAAGGCCACCCAGAGGTGGACAGCCAGATGCTCTTCCGGGCCAAATCAGCAGCGTCGCCAGTCAGGACGGCCAGATCCTGGTGCCGGGGCTCGCGCGCCGGCATTTCTATCTTTTTCAGCATGATTGGCTCCTCAGTCGGCGATCAAGATCGGCTTCGGATAACGGCGATTGACCCACACACCGCTGTTGACGTGGGCCCCGGTCAGGACCTTCCCTGCGATTGCGGCCGAGGGGAAGCAGACGGCTACGCGGAGACGCCCCCGGTCCTGGATGCCGGGGATAGGCGAGAGTGCGTCGGCTGCAGCAAGCTCGGCGCGGCGGGTGTGTAGGATCGGGTTGACGCTCTGGTTGACGAGGCTACGCACTTCCGAGCCGGCCGTCACCACGAAGCCGTCGCGGACTGGGTAGCCCCGGGCCCAGAGGTCGCAATAGTCGAGTTCAAGCTCATTGCCCAGCGGCGGCAAATCCATCACGTCGATTTGCATCGGTCGGTTGTCATCTGCCGCCATTGCCATGTCGGTTTCGCTCGGTTCCTGCTTGCGGCGCTGGCTTGCGAAGTTACTGCGGAGCACCCGGCATCCCGCGTCGAACAGAAGGCGCTCAGCGTGCTCGACGACGTGATCGAGCGAAGCACGCTTATGATTGGGAAGTTCCAGCACCTGCGGGCGCATCCCCATCATGATGTCGACCAGACCGGCCTGCAGGGCGCTGTGTGTCAGGCGGTACTGCAGGTAGATGGCGGTCGTCTTGTCGAACCAGGCGCTCAGGTAACCCGAGATGACGTAGACTTCGCGGGCGAAGGCTTTTGACGCATCGCCAGAATGCTCGCCGAGCCTGCGGCCAGCATTGCCGGTCTCGCCGATGTAGGCGGTCCCGTGATCCGCGAGGATGTAACAGGCAGCGACAGCGCCGAGAGTTGGCGAGATGTCTTTGACCATCGCGAACGGGAAGGCCGAGACGGTGAGGCGGCTGACATCGTCGTGGACCTCGCGAAGGCCGGCGATACCGCCCATCGGGCGGTGAACATTGCTGCTGCAGGCGGGCTGCATGGTTGTGTCGTTAAAGAACAGGGACATTGTATCTCTCTCTGGGTTGAGAGATCACGAGGCCAACGTCGTTAGACCAGAACCGAAGTTTGAAGCGTCACGCCTTCGCAGCGAATCATCGCAATGAAGGGTGTTTGGCATCATCGGCTCTTCGATTTGCGCCTTTCAGCTGCGGTGAGAGCAGATGCACTACATCTGCAAGCTCGGCCGGACCGTGGGACGGAAACCGATCAGTCCATGTGGCGCATCTGCGTCACACGACGTCGGGCCTTGCGATCTGGCTTAGCCGTTGAACAGCTGGGTGATGAGGGCGGTCGGGTCGGTCGTTGTGGCCACCGGATTGCCGGTGGAGGAACAGCCGAAGTCGGTCAAATTAGACCGAGCTTGAAACGCCAGAGAGGGGTGGGGCAGTAGTGCCGAATCGGCGATATAGTCGCGCTTAGCCATGATCGATTTCCTTAGAATCGGTTGTGGTCAGGCTGTCGTTCGGTGTTACAGCACCGGGCGGCAGCCGCTTCGCGTTTTGCGAAGCTCCCCAAATATGCGGATGTATGTGCCGAGATTCCAGTCTCTCCGCAATGAGATGGTTAATGGGCGTCAATATCTGGCACTATTTGTCGCTTGCCACTCCGGTCGCGACGAGCGCGATTAGATCGCGACCAATCCGTGCCCAACGAAACGTGGTCAGCGTTGGTCCTCGAGCCGCTGACTCTTAATCAGCGGGTCCCAGGTTCGAGCCCTGGTGCGCCCACCAAATCAACCGGCAGCAGCAATGATGCCGCGACCTGCATGAACGTCAGCGAGGCGAGGGCGCTCGGCAAGAGCTGGTATGGCGCGACGCGTGACGGCAGCGTCGATACAGCACAGACCCGCGACCCTCTGAGCGGAAAGTCGCTTGGCAATGCTCGGCTCTGGTGGACGTTCACGCGCGGCACCGCGATCACCAGCGTGATCAAAAGCGCATCCACGGACAGTCTGGCGCTGGCCTTGCAGGACGTGCGCTATGCCGCGGATGCCAGCGCGACCTCGTCGATCCCGATCGCGAACGGCTCCACCAGCGTCCGGAACAAATGGCTCGAACTGGACTATGCCGGCGTTGCCGATGCCGTCGACAAGAACGTGGCGCTGCAGCCGACGCTGTTCGCGGGTCTCGCCACCGACAAGGCCGATCTTGCCAAGCTGCGCGACCTCGGCCGCAAGGTGATCGTCTGGAGCGGGCTGGCAGACGACGCCATTCCGCCGGCCGGCAACGTCAATTATCACTAGCGGGCCGTGGCGGCGATGGGCGGCGATGCCGAGGTGCATAAATTCATGCGCATGTACCTGTTGCCCGGCGTCGCGCATCCCTCTCAGGGACGCGCTTATGCGGCTGGGGGCCGCAACGATGCGGTGCCGTTGCCGAAACTGCCCGGCAATGCCAACCAGAAGCCCACGCGCGAGCAGGATCAGTTCTTCTCCGCGCTCACGGACTGGGTCGAGAAGGGCGTGGCGCCGGAGGAGATCATGCTGGTGTCGCGCGATAACACCGTGAGCTATCCGGCGTGTATCTATCCGCTGATGACCACGTGGAACGGCAGCGGGCCGGCAACGCAGCCTTCAAGCTTCGGCTGCCGCTAGGGCCTGCAGGGAACTGCCACGGCAACTCCGGCGCTGGTCTAGTGCCGGACAGCTTGCCGTCGCCGACCCCGCGGAATGACAGCCGATCGGCGTCCCGAGATTGCTCCGTCACTCCATGACGCGCGGTCCTCCAGCCAAGTGCTGATCGGTCTTCCATCTGATCGGCTCTCGCGAGCGGCTTTGCTCCGGCTGCCGGCAGCGGCCATTGATATTCGGCTCTGATCGACGGGCCCCGGGAACCGGAGGCCCCAGCCGGGGCAACGGCGCCAGGACCCGCATTCGGGCTTGCCGCGCGACGGCAGCTTTGCTAATAGTTAAACGGTCAGTCGGATTATTATTCGGACGAGGGCCAGACGATGAACGTCGTGCGACGGATGGTGCAATGGAACGAGCTGATCCACCCCGATCGGGTCCATGGCTCGCTCTACACCGACCGTTCCATCTTCGAGGCGGAGCTGCAGAACATCTGGTACCGGACCTGGGTCTATGTTGGCCACGAAAGCGAGGTCCCGAAGGCCAACGACTACGTCGTCAAGTCGATCGGCCCCCAATCCGTGATTATGACGCGCGACGAGCAGGGCAAGGTGAACCTGCTGCTCAACCGCTGTTCCCATCGCGGCAACCAGGTTTGCTCCTATGAGCGCGGCAATGCGCGGTCCTTTACCTGTCCGTTCCACTCATGGACGTTCGCCAATGACGGCCGCCTGGTCGGCTATGCCTTCCCCGACGGCTACGAGGGACAGGACAGGATGGAGCTCGCGCTCGGCCGGGTGACGCGCGTCGAATCCTACCGCGGCTTCGTCTTCGGCTCCTTCGCCGCCGATGGGCCAACGCTTAAGGAGCATCTCGGAGGCGCCGCCGAGACCATCGACCGCCTGGTACGCACCTCGCCGGAGGGCGAGGTCCAGATCACGGCGGGCTTCCTCAAGCATCGCGTGAAGGCGAACTGGAAGTTCATCCTTGAGAACGAGTGCGACGGCTACCATCCGGCGTTCGTTCACACCTCGATCTTCGGGGTCGCCGACAGCATGATCGGCAAGCTCTATGGCGGGGCCTCGACCGCGTTGACCCGCGACTACGGCAACGGCCACACGGAAATCGACCTGCGGCCTGAATTCCGCAAGCGTGACCTGCCGATGAGCTGGTTCGGCACCAGTGAAGAGCGCTTGCCCGACTACGCGGCGCGCATGAAAGCGGCTTATGGCGATACGGCCGCGCGCGAGATCATGATTGACGGTACGCCGCACGTGATGATCTTCCCGAACCTGTTCATTGCCGAAATCCAGATGTTCGTCATTCAGCCGCTCGGTGTCGACGACAGCGTGCAGCACGTCACTGCGCTGCAGTTCAAGGGAGCGCCCGACCTCAACCGCCGCCTGCGCCAGCAGACCATGGGCTCCGTCGGCCCGGCCGGCTTCCTGCTCGCCGACGATTCCGAGATGTACGAGCGCTGCCATCGCGGCGTGCTGGCGCGCAATCCGGAATGGGTCTTTCTCGGCCGCGGCGAAAAGCGCGAGCGCCGGGACGAGCTCGGCTTCAGGATCGGCCACGTCACGGACGAGGTGCCGTCGCGCGGCATCTGGGCCCACTATCGCAAGCTGATGGAGACCGCCTGATGCTGTCGCGCGAGAGCAGCGCCACGCTGATGAGCGCCGTGACCGCCTTCCTGAATCGCGAGGCGCGCTTGCAGGACGAGCATCAGTACGAAGCCTGGGAAAGGCTCTGGACCGATGACGGCGTCTACTGGGTGCCGGCCAACGGCGCCAATATCGATCCGGAGCGGGAGATGTCCATCATCTACGACAACCGCTCGCGGATAGCCCTGCGCGTGCGCCAGCTCATGACAGGCAAGCATTTCACCCAGACGCCGCAATCGAATTTGCGCCGGCTCGTCTCCAACATCGAGCTGATGGACGAGCAGCCGGGCGGCGACATTGCGGTGGCCAGCAACAGCCTGATCTTCGAATCGAGCCTGCGCGACGACACGCTGTGGGCCGCTCGCAACGAGTACCGGCTGCGCCATGTCGATGGCGATCTGCGCATGGCTTACAAGAAGGTGGTGCTCGTCAACAACGACAAGGCGATCTACACGCTGTCATTCCTGGTCTAGGAAAGGTCTCGCGCCATGATCGACAAGGGACCTGTTCTGCTCGACATCGACGGCGGCATCGCGCGCCTGCGTCTCAACCGGCCCGATGCCGCTAACGGGATGAGCGTCGAGCTTCTCGACGCGCTCTGCGATGCCATCATGGCGTGTCACGGCCACCCCGATCTGCGCGTGGTGCTGCTGAGCGGCGAGGGCGCGAACTTCTGCGCCGGTGGCGACGTGCGCGCCTTTGCATCCAAGGGCGAGAAATTGCCGGACTACATCCGCCAGGCGACGGCCTATCTGCAGAATGCAGTCACCGGTTTGTTGCGGCTCGAAGCGCCCGTCATTGCTTCGGTGCACGGCTTTGCGGCGGGCGGCGGCGGGTTCGGCCTCGTCTGCGCCTCCGACATCGTCATCGCGGCCGAGTCGGCCAGGTTTCTTGCGGGGGCGACGCGGGTGGCGATGGCGCCGGATGCGGGCGTCTCCGTCACGCTGTCCCGCCTGGTGGGCCTGCGGCGCGCGATGTCGATCCTTCTCACCAATCCGGTGATCCCCGCGGCCGAGGCGCTACACATGGGAATCGTCACCAAGGTCGTTCCTGACGGCGAACTCGGTGAGGCCTCGCTGGCGCTGGCGCGCGAGCTCGCGGCCGGCGCACCCAAGGCGCTTGCTGCGACCAAGCGCCTGGTCTGGGTCGGCACCGGGACGAGTATCGAGCAATGCCTGTCGGAGGAGGCGCGCACCGTCTCGGAACTGTCGGGCATGGCCGACGCGCGCGAGGGCCTTGCCGCGGTCATCGAGCGGCGCAAGCCCGTCTTCACGGGACGCTGAAGCGTGGCCGATACGCTTCCATTCGGACGTCTGGACGGCCGGCGCACCTTCGTGTCGGGCGGCGCGCGCGGCATTGGCGCCGCGATTGCAAAGAGCTTCGTCGGCGCGGGCGCCAATGTCGTGATTGCCGATCTCGACATGGCTCAGGCTTCCGAAACAGCGCAGCAGATCGGCGCCGTGGCGGTTCGTCTCGACGTCAGCGATGCGGGCGCGGTGCAGGCGGCGATGGCGCAGCACGGGCCGTTCGACATTCTCGTCAACAATGCCGGGATCGACCAGCACGCCTTCTTCACCGAGACCACGCCGCAGGACTGGGCGAAGCTGATCGCGGTCAATCTCACATCCGTTCTGGCCTGCACCCAGGCCGTCCTGCCGGCGATGCAGGCCGCAAGGCACGGCCGCATCATCAACATCACATCCGAAGCCGCCCGGCTCGGCTCCAGGGGCGGGGCCGTTTACTCCGCCGCCAAGGGCGGGGTCATCGCCTTCACCAGGAGCATGGCGCGAGAGAACGCGCGTTATGGTATCACGGCGAACGCGATCGCGCCCGGCCCGATCCGCACGCCAATGCTGGAGCAGGCGGTCGCCCGCGGTGGCGACAAGATCCTTCGCGCGATGACCGACGCAACCTTGCTGGGCCGGCTCGGCGAGCCGGATGAGGTTGCAGCAGCCGCGCTGTTCCTCGCCTCCGATCAGGCCGCTTACATCACGGGTGAGACGCTCGGCGTGTCCGGCGGCATGGGGATCGGCGGCTGAGATGAAGGATGCGGCCAGCGATATTGCGGTGACCCCCGTGGATCGTGCGGTCGAGCGGCTGCAGTCGATCTACCGCAAATGGACGCGCGATACGGGCGTCGAGCAGATGCGCGGCGATTGGGATGAAGCGTTCGCGGGTTGCTCCGTGCCGGTGGCCTGCCGTCAGGTCTCCGCCGGCGGTGTCGAGGGCGAGTGGATCCTGTCTCCCGCCGCGCCGCAGGAGAAAGCCATTCTCTATCTCCATGGCGGCGGCTTCCGTATCGGCTCGATTGCCTCGCACCGCGATCTGATCGCGCGCATCGGTCATGCCTGTGGCTGCCGCGTCCTGGCGATCAACTACCGCCTGGCACCCGAGCATCGCTATCCAGCCGCGCTGGACGATGCGCTGGCCGCCTATCGATACCTGCTCGACCAGGGTTTGCAGCCGGCTGACATCGCGCTCGCGGGAGACTCTGCCGGCGGCAACCTCGCGCTCGGCGCCATGCTGGCGTTGCGTGATCGCGGCGAGACCGTGCCGGCTGCCGCCGTGCTGATGTCACCCTGGACCGATCTCGCCGCGACAGGTGCAAGCTACGAAAGCCGCGCGAAGGCCGATCCGATCCATCAGCGCGCGATGATCCTCGCGCTCGCGAAAAACTATCTGGGCCGGGATGGCGATCCGCATCATCCGCTGGCCTCGCCGCTCTACGCCGACTTGTCCGGCTTGCCGCCGCTTCTGATCCAGGTCGGCGACCGCGAGACGGTGCGCGACGATTCGACCGAATTCGTTGCCAAGGCCAGGGCTGCCGCCGTCAACGTCGAGCTGCAAGTCTTTGATGGCATGATCCACGTGTTCCAGATGTTCTCGGAAATCCCGGAGACTGGTGAAGCGGTCGCGGCGCTTGCAAAATTCCTGCGCGGACATCTTCAAATCGATGATGGGAGGGCGGCACAATGAACGTCATGACTTCAAGTTCCCGCCAGCCTGCTGAAGCTGAATTTCAATTCTCGGAGCAGCCCAATCTGCCCGAGGAGCTTCGCATGCTGCGCGAGCAGGTACGCCGTTTCGTCGAGAAGGAGGTGGTGCCGCATGGCGAGGCCTGGGAGCGCGACGGCAAGATCCCGCGCGAGATATTTCGCCGCATGGGCGCGCTCGGATTCCTCGGCATGCGCCACGCGCCCGAGTATGGCGGCACCGACATGGGTCCGCTGGCCTCGATGGTGTTCGCTGAGGAGCTGGGGCGCTCGAGTTTCGGCGGGTTTACGTCGTCGACCCTGGTGCACACCGACATGTCGGCGGTGCACATCTCGCTGCGCGGCACGCCGGAGCAGAAGCAGAAATATTTGCCGCCGATCATCCGCGGCGAGACCATCTGCTCGATCGCAGTAACCGAGCCGGATGCCGGCTCGGACGTTGCGGGCCTGAAGACCCGCGCAACCCGCGATGGCGGCGGCTGGGTGATCAACGGCTCCAAGATGTTCATCACCAACGCGGTCTATGGCGACATCCTGATCGTCGCGGCCCGTACCGATCCGCATGCAAAAGGCAGCCGTGGTCTTTCGCTGTTCATCGTCGAGCGCAATTTGCCCGGCATCGCCGTGACCAAGCTCGACAAGCATGGCTGGCTCTGCTCGGACACCGCCGAAATCGCTTTCCAGGACGTCCGTGTACCGGCCAGTGCCCTGCTCGGAGAGGAGAACAAAGGCTTCTACGGCATCATGGAGACGTTCCAGAACGAGCGCATCTGCATCGGCGGCATCTGCGCCGGGGAATCCGCCAAGGCGATCGAGCTGACGGCAAACTACGTGAAGACACGGCAGGCATTCGGCGGACCTCTCTGGAACCAGCAGGCCGTGCGGCTGAAGCTCGCCCAGCTCGCGGCCAAGGCCGCCGCGGCGCGCCAGCTTGCCTATCACGCCGCCGAGCTCGCCGCGGCCGGGCAGCCCTGCTTGCGCGAGGTGTCGATGGTCAAGGCGCTGTCGCCCGAGGTGCTGCACGAAGTCGTGCACGGCTGTCTGCAGTTGCACGGCGGCAGCGGCTTCATGCGCGGCACGCCGATCGAGCGGATGGTTCGGGACGCGCGGGTCCTGACCATCGGCGGCGGCGCCACCGAGGTCATGCTGGAAGAAGTCGCGAAGCGGATGTAGCCGGACCCTTCGGACGGGGGAGCACGAGCATGCAGAACACGCGTTCCGACACCGCGCGGGCGCTCTACGCGGCACTGGCGTTCGGAAACAGGGAGCAGCTCGAGATGCTGCTCCATCCGGATTTCGTCGGCGAGATCGCCGAGGGAATGCCCTTCGGCATCGGCGGCCGGCACGAGGGCCCATCCGCGATGCGCCGCAACGGGTGGGGAGCGATCGGCCGGCGTTTTGCGGCACGAGCGGAGCCGGAGCGCTTTCTCGAGGTCGGAGAGACATGCCTGCTCGTGACGGGCCGGTATCGTGGCGAGGGCAGGCATGGAGGAGCCTGTCTCGATGCCTCCTTCGCGCACCTCATCACGTTCGAGGGTGAGCGCATCACGCGCCTCGAGCAATATACCGATACGGCCCGCTGGCATGACGCCGCGAGCCCGTTCAAGACCATCCTCCTCGATATCGCGGATGGCGTCGCGACGCTTCGGCTGAATCGTCCCGACAAGGGCAATGCCATCAACGAAGAGATGGCCGCGGATCTCGAAGAAGCTTCGGTGCGAATTGCCGGAGCCCCGGCCTTGCGTGCCGTCTTGATTGCAGGGAACGGGCCGAATTTTACCATGGGAGGCGACGTCACTCTCTTCGCCGGCACGCCGTCGGCCGAACTGCCGGGCAGGCTTCGTCGCATGATCGACGGTTATCATCGCGCCATCGATCGCTTGACCAGCATCGATGCGCCTGTCGTTGCCGCGGTGCGCGGCGCGGCGGCCGGAGGCGGACTGGGCCTCCTTTACATCTCAGACATCGTGGTCGCATCCGCCGAGGCTCGCTTTGCGCTCGGATATGGCGCGCTGGGTCTGACGTCCGACGGCGGCAACACCTGGTTCCTGCCGCGGATGGTCGGGATGCGGCGGGCGCAGGAACTGTTCCTGCTGAATCGCCGCTTGTCGGCGCAAGAAGCCCTGGAATTCGGCCTGGTCTCCCGCCTGGTGCCGGACGATGCGGTGGAAGCGGAAGCGACTGCCGTTGCCCGCGACCTGGCGGCGGGGCCGACGCGGGCCTTCGGGGCCATGCGGCGCATGCTTCGGCAGTCCTTTGAGACGAGCCTCGGCGCTCAACTCGAAGCCGAAATGCAATCCATCGTCGGCGCGAGCCGCTCCGACGATGCGATCGAGGGCATCGCCGCCTTCGCAGCCAGGCGTCCGCCCGTCTTTAAAGGCGGATGACCGGGCGCAGCCCCGGCCATCCGCCTGACGTCGTCACTTCACGGGCTTGAAGCTGACCGTCGCGGTGTCGGCCTGCATGATCTGCAGCTTCTGGTTCGAGAAGCGGACGCCGGGTCCGAAGCTGATCGGCGCCATCACGCCGGTCTCGACATTCTTGGTCTTCTCCAGCTCGCTGATCGTACAGGCCCAGGTCGGCTGCTTGCCGCAACGCTCGATCGCCGCGATCAGGACCTTGGCGGCGGCATAGCCGCTCATCGTGTAGCGGTTGATCCCCTTGAACTCGGCTTCCGACACGAGCGGCTTTGCCTTCTCGAGGAAGGCCTTGCCGGCTTCGCCGGCAAAAGGCTCCACATAGTCCACCGCGAAGATGCCGTCGCCGGCCGGTCCCATCAGCTTGAGCACCGGCTCGACGCGACCGGGCCAGAAGATGCCGGTCACCGGCTTGACGTTGAGCTTTTCGAGTTCCTTCATCATCGCGATATTCTCCGCGATAATACCGCCGGCCAGAAAGACTTCGGCGCCGGATTCCTTCAGTTGGAGCATGTCGGACGAGAAATCCTGCTGGCCCTTCTTGTAATTGCCGCTGTAGACGACGTTCAG comes from Bradyrhizobium sp. CCGE-LA001 and encodes:
- a CDS encoding AAA family ATPase is translated as MSTTSDNGDDFDLPAPEDAVSTGAAADSADSDERLKGLPRLLRYAKLIIDGSDHIAERLIAEVAELCPQLPHNLAWATSRSLEAALALADELDRLAAAQNEPVLRGVADSIRLVSLPTPSTDQYFELHRRVGKALVQALHVGARHANEELCSDLEAFTYGWAALPACTHVLPEMVSAASNAERLGYRMAEHRIVAAKAEIRRKLKEAEERRNTQKAEDRATTAEQQTEAAVDTIPEHHLVVARLSPEEMKNGKLKDIIGPLKNVINTALPLVLTPALHDARNALMFEFPYAVDVIDFALADLVGRTTVRLRPLLIVGDPGGGKSRFARRLGEVLGLTVWRTDASRSDGAAFGGTDRRWYSAEPCHPFLAIAQGRIANPLVLIDELEKAATRSDYGRLWDSLLGFLEVETNCRYPDPALQTNLDLSHVSYVATANSLDPLPSPIRDRFRIVTFPKPDRNDLDALLPVVIADLARERGLDQSWVTSLDGIEREAVAKHWPGGSVRRLRRTVEAVLRERDIRALRN
- a CDS encoding tannase/feruloyl esterase family alpha/beta hydrolase, with protein sequence MNVSEARALGKSWYGATRDGSVDTAQTRDPLSGKSLGNARLWWTFTRGTAITSVIKSASTDSLALALQDVRYAADASATSSIPIANGSTSVRNKWLELDYAGVADAVDKNVALQPTLFAGLATDKADLAKLRDLGRKVIVWSGLADDAIPPAGNVNYH
- a CDS encoding tannase/feruloyl esterase family alpha/beta hydrolase, which gives rise to MGGDAEVHKFMRMYLLPGVAHPSQGRAYAAGGRNDAVPLPKLPGNANQKPTREQDQFFSALTDWVEKGVAPEEIMLVSRDNTVSYPACIYPLMTTWNGSGPATQPSSFGCR
- a CDS encoding aromatic ring-hydroxylating oxygenase subunit alpha; the protein is MNVVRRMVQWNELIHPDRVHGSLYTDRSIFEAELQNIWYRTWVYVGHESEVPKANDYVVKSIGPQSVIMTRDEQGKVNLLLNRCSHRGNQVCSYERGNARSFTCPFHSWTFANDGRLVGYAFPDGYEGQDRMELALGRVTRVESYRGFVFGSFAADGPTLKEHLGGAAETIDRLVRTSPEGEVQITAGFLKHRVKANWKFILENECDGYHPAFVHTSIFGVADSMIGKLYGGASTALTRDYGNGHTEIDLRPEFRKRDLPMSWFGTSEERLPDYAARMKAAYGDTAAREIMIDGTPHVMIFPNLFIAEIQMFVIQPLGVDDSVQHVTALQFKGAPDLNRRLRQQTMGSVGPAGFLLADDSEMYERCHRGVLARNPEWVFLGRGEKRERRDELGFRIGHVTDEVPSRGIWAHYRKLMETA
- a CDS encoding aromatic-ring-hydroxylating dioxygenase subunit beta translates to MLSRESSATLMSAVTAFLNREARLQDEHQYEAWERLWTDDGVYWVPANGANIDPEREMSIIYDNRSRIALRVRQLMTGKHFTQTPQSNLRRLVSNIELMDEQPGGDIAVASNSLIFESSLRDDTLWAARNEYRLRHVDGDLRMAYKKVVLVNNDKAIYTLSFLV
- a CDS encoding enoyl-CoA hydratase/isomerase family protein; translation: MIDKGPVLLDIDGGIARLRLNRPDAANGMSVELLDALCDAIMACHGHPDLRVVLLSGEGANFCAGGDVRAFASKGEKLPDYIRQATAYLQNAVTGLLRLEAPVIASVHGFAAGGGGFGLVCASDIVIAAESARFLAGATRVAMAPDAGVSVTLSRLVGLRRAMSILLTNPVIPAAEALHMGIVTKVVPDGELGEASLALARELAAGAPKALAATKRLVWVGTGTSIEQCLSEEARTVSELSGMADAREGLAAVIERRKPVFTGR
- a CDS encoding SDR family NAD(P)-dependent oxidoreductase, coding for MADTLPFGRLDGRRTFVSGGARGIGAAIAKSFVGAGANVVIADLDMAQASETAQQIGAVAVRLDVSDAGAVQAAMAQHGPFDILVNNAGIDQHAFFTETTPQDWAKLIAVNLTSVLACTQAVLPAMQAARHGRIINITSEAARLGSRGGAVYSAAKGGVIAFTRSMARENARYGITANAIAPGPIRTPMLEQAVARGGDKILRAMTDATLLGRLGEPDEVAAAALFLASDQAAYITGETLGVSGGMGIGG
- a CDS encoding alpha/beta hydrolase, with translation MKDAASDIAVTPVDRAVERLQSIYRKWTRDTGVEQMRGDWDEAFAGCSVPVACRQVSAGGVEGEWILSPAAPQEKAILYLHGGGFRIGSIASHRDLIARIGHACGCRVLAINYRLAPEHRYPAALDDALAAYRYLLDQGLQPADIALAGDSAGGNLALGAMLALRDRGETVPAAAVLMSPWTDLAATGASYESRAKADPIHQRAMILALAKNYLGRDGDPHHPLASPLYADLSGLPPLLIQVGDRETVRDDSTEFVAKARAAAVNVELQVFDGMIHVFQMFSEIPETGEAVAALAKFLRGHLQIDDGRAAQ
- a CDS encoding acyl-CoA dehydrogenase family protein, whose protein sequence is MTSSSRQPAEAEFQFSEQPNLPEELRMLREQVRRFVEKEVVPHGEAWERDGKIPREIFRRMGALGFLGMRHAPEYGGTDMGPLASMVFAEELGRSSFGGFTSSTLVHTDMSAVHISLRGTPEQKQKYLPPIIRGETICSIAVTEPDAGSDVAGLKTRATRDGGGWVINGSKMFITNAVYGDILIVAARTDPHAKGSRGLSLFIVERNLPGIAVTKLDKHGWLCSDTAEIAFQDVRVPASALLGEENKGFYGIMETFQNERICIGGICAGESAKAIELTANYVKTRQAFGGPLWNQQAVRLKLAQLAAKAAAARQLAYHAAELAAAGQPCLREVSMVKALSPEVLHEVVHGCLQLHGGSGFMRGTPIERMVRDARVLTIGGGATEVMLEEVAKRM
- a CDS encoding enoyl-CoA hydratase-related protein, whose amino-acid sequence is MLLHPDFVGEIAEGMPFGIGGRHEGPSAMRRNGWGAIGRRFAARAEPERFLEVGETCLLVTGRYRGEGRHGGACLDASFAHLITFEGERITRLEQYTDTARWHDAASPFKTILLDIADGVATLRLNRPDKGNAINEEMAADLEEASVRIAGAPALRAVLIAGNGPNFTMGGDVTLFAGTPSAELPGRLRRMIDGYHRAIDRLTSIDAPVVAAVRGAAAGGGLGLLYISDIVVASAEARFALGYGALGLTSDGGNTWFLPRMVGMRRAQELFLLNRRLSAQEALEFGLVSRLVPDDAVEAEATAVARDLAAGPTRAFGAMRRMLRQSFETSLGAQLEAEMQSIVGASRSDDAIEGIAAFAARRPPVFKGG